A genomic segment from Tuwongella immobilis encodes:
- a CDS encoding DUF6798 domain-containing protein yields the protein MEPVTQPPTMSNLTPIASPRNGWRDACIWLVQAFLFGLVLTQPWFYFSNQHQYYLHGLALANVGQLSEDWLANTADPTPIFSRLLAGIVTVFGTTALQLPFILLAGLYLSRLQALFTRMTGWSRYSQGGIVFTSLIVITHSGAIRRLSATLFGIDFPWYLQSGVAGQYILGAGWQPSTFGTFLLAAVVSAMEGRRRIAALWIGLGCTLHATYLLPGAMLVLGMLVVDWRERGLRSAAILGCLSLASVLPVIGIAWSTIAPSSPETFAEAQDIIARTRIPHHAQMTVWLNKIAWGQIVWMGLGIAALWGTRWFPLLAVPGAIGFGLSVWQGITDSNGLALLFPWRISILLMPLATAILLTKMLQLILAHPWARHISRPGIITGTMIMVIFAGLGIWLVATGRSYREVPEEKPLLRWILEHRQPGQIYLVPLAIPQPSMERRGVVSTSFTPAPRAKPGQPLIPVDLQAFRLECEVPIYIDYKSIPYRDVEVLEWYSRLMWVDAAYKEPDWVATGIAEEVKRRGITHVVAPSNLVPQVPNWETAYSDLYYTILLVK from the coding sequence ATGGAACCAGTGACGCAACCACCGACCATGAGCAACCTTACGCCGATCGCATCGCCCCGCAACGGATGGCGGGATGCCTGCATCTGGTTGGTCCAGGCGTTTCTGTTTGGCCTGGTGCTGACGCAGCCATGGTTCTATTTCTCGAATCAGCATCAATACTATTTGCACGGTCTGGCGCTGGCCAACGTCGGGCAGTTGTCCGAAGATTGGCTTGCGAACACCGCCGACCCGACGCCGATTTTCTCGCGGCTGCTGGCCGGAATCGTCACCGTCTTCGGCACCACCGCCTTGCAACTTCCGTTTATTCTGCTGGCGGGGCTGTACCTCAGTCGGCTGCAAGCGCTATTCACGCGGATGACGGGCTGGAGCCGCTATAGTCAGGGCGGGATTGTGTTCACCTCGCTGATTGTCATCACCCATTCCGGGGCGATTCGGCGACTATCGGCCACCCTGTTCGGCATCGATTTTCCCTGGTATTTGCAATCCGGCGTGGCGGGGCAATACATCCTCGGCGCGGGCTGGCAGCCGTCCACCTTCGGCACATTCCTGCTGGCGGCGGTGGTGTCGGCCATGGAAGGGCGGCGACGAATTGCCGCGCTGTGGATCGGTCTGGGCTGTACCCTGCACGCGACCTATCTGCTGCCGGGGGCAATGCTGGTGTTGGGCATGCTCGTCGTCGATTGGCGGGAGCGCGGCCTGCGCTCCGCAGCAATCTTGGGCTGTCTGTCGCTGGCATCGGTGCTGCCGGTCATCGGCATCGCCTGGAGTACCATCGCCCCAAGTTCGCCGGAGACATTCGCCGAGGCGCAAGACATTATCGCCCGCACACGGATTCCGCATCATGCTCAGATGACCGTCTGGCTGAATAAAATCGCCTGGGGCCAGATTGTGTGGATGGGCTTGGGCATCGCCGCGCTGTGGGGGACGCGATGGTTCCCGCTGCTGGCCGTGCCGGGAGCGATTGGCTTTGGCCTGTCGGTCTGGCAGGGCATCACCGATAGCAATGGCTTGGCACTGCTGTTCCCGTGGCGCATTTCGATTCTGCTGATGCCGTTGGCGACGGCGATTCTGCTGACGAAGATGCTGCAACTGATTCTCGCGCATCCGTGGGCGCGCCACATCAGCCGACCGGGAATCATCACTGGCACGATGATCATGGTAATCTTTGCCGGCCTGGGCATTTGGCTAGTCGCCACGGGTCGCAGCTACCGCGAAGTGCCAGAAGAAAAGCCGTTATTGCGCTGGATTCTCGAGCATCGCCAACCGGGACAAATCTACTTGGTGCCGCTGGCGATTCCGCAGCCATCGATGGAGCGTCGCGGCGTCGTCTCCACCAGCTTCACCCCCGCCCCGCGAGCCAAGCCGGGGCAACCGCTGATTCCGGTGGATCTGCAAGCCTTCCGGCTGGAATGCGAAGTGCCGATCTACATTGACTATAAGTCGATTCCGTACCGCGATGTCGAGGTGCTGGAATGGTATTCGCGGCTGATGTGGGTGGATGCCGCGTACAAGGAACCGGATTGGGTGGCGACCGGGATTGCCGAGGAAGTGAAGCGACGAGGCATCACCCATGTGGTGGCCCCGTCGAATTTGGTGCCGCAGGTTCCGAATTGGGAGACGGCCTATTCGGATCTCTACTACACCATTCTGTTGGTGAAGTGA
- a CDS encoding WD40 repeat domain-containing serine/threonine protein kinase, with translation MTPSSPDPAPSVSSTASAIRDARDSVSVHTIVTLIRGDILRRFQNDPTLRIERYLAEFPELQPDNTSIVDLLITEFQLRLPQEPTLSLRDYQRRFPQLSAALAHRWQRLGEASAAGNAAAAAESPLATNLLPPSSAQEHLPVASPPTQAESWGGFLSITESGSCELPNIPGYRVQRIIQQGGMGIVYEAWQQRLNRRVAIKMVLNPGQARPERMVRFLVEAELVAGLQHPNIVQVYDFGNYQDAPYFVMEFVSGGSLADRLRRADQSFTPTEAAQLVLAVADAMAFAHHRQIIHRDLKPGNILLTETGVPKVTDFGLARRGESVLTQFGTVVGTPAYMAPEQALGQSDSIGPASDIWSIGIILYECLTGRPPFRGSDRESMLAQVVESAVVPVTEIAPRVPASLEAICLCCLAKAPQDRYASAIELAADLRRFLAGQPPRAEPLSRFRRLGRWIKANPMVVGLLGTIVLLVVMMVTLTAGLAIRAREESQRTQQALIAAQSAQEESRNNQREAARQLLRVEWLNHGRILRDVQYHLLEDHVQTAETIWATTRPELRGWECEWLHHRSRSDRRILHPESIEPGSICLSPDGHWLAAGYPDGGVRLMPTLDLALPIVVECASQPLIQLQFAPNEPVLWMVDRTGTVRCLDLQTHQLAEVLQLPEAGCTQLAIAPDGRRVAIAQGESRSRVWIWDIAQREIVLRLEGIAGEIEQLTWNSTADRLALFALPGMLHLHEIPSGQPIPHRIPSESPIIGMHWPPNANTIHVMMASGLLETWSLGSDSTRQTSQRLRSGRRAWSSPDGRRWLIWHQEPGQPPLLRVESLAAGEWKRTIGLPEDLPLRLATNRAGSLLAFAQPDGRIGIVNPLQPNDTELVPSLGIATESVALGPTGRTLLQGDVGGSLRCWDLLQGCERFRAPGHRGAIERIWISPNGMLAVTIGGDKQALVWNLRQGSILQTLTSDTTTIVHGCFDDVGTTLLLARSDGTIETWTTPESAAPLTRQSVFRWESTHNLTGMVMHPRRQWLIVTDAGGRMEMLTVTGQLLREYERHPQGIERIALQPGSSRVMTWCRDGFARFCMVDLRGRETLVHHMPTRPEHWQFTPTGNRLVQVTPDRTVRIFHPEAGEDILTIPNVGDASQPVALSGDERWMAIVRPNGMLRVLDAGDHGAGPDATELRDRWRIDRIHLAEVALPAREPKRAFEWLEQADWISETEPRIAWIRGQAWLQLQRPEPALAQFAAPILGKSPRLEERLCHLLARAQLGDGARAAEELQQLFDEYQQLLHTRMGWQLIRVAVLLPQRPANDRWPWARLLQVTETALQQSPQDQAWLRLRDAVRFRANPHGVDFPAQANDSWADQLLAALAARANGKPELANQRAARLQPQTTQLATMAQSLRRLGFAASGWSMGLACEWGTAIQPATMGFTPLGWLEWTTLGKEWGWNQ, from the coding sequence ATGACACCCTCCAGCCCCGACCCCGCGCCATCCGTTTCGTCCACCGCTTCCGCCATCCGCGACGCCCGTGATTCCGTCTCCGTCCACACCATTGTCACGCTCATTCGTGGCGACATCCTCCGCCGCTTCCAAAACGATCCTACGCTTCGCATCGAACGCTATTTGGCGGAATTCCCCGAATTGCAACCCGACAATACTTCGATTGTCGATTTATTGATCACCGAATTCCAACTCCGGCTCCCGCAAGAACCAACACTTTCACTCCGCGACTACCAGAGGCGCTTTCCGCAATTGTCTGCCGCTCTCGCCCATCGCTGGCAACGCCTCGGCGAAGCCAGCGCCGCAGGGAACGCCGCCGCAGCAGCCGAATCCCCGCTGGCCACCAATCTCCTGCCGCCCTCCTCGGCCCAGGAGCACCTCCCGGTCGCATCGCCGCCCACGCAAGCCGAATCCTGGGGCGGGTTTCTGTCGATCACCGAATCCGGCTCGTGCGAACTTCCGAATATCCCCGGATACCGCGTGCAACGGATCATCCAACAAGGCGGCATGGGGATTGTCTACGAAGCTTGGCAGCAACGCCTCAATCGTCGCGTGGCCATCAAAATGGTACTGAACCCCGGCCAGGCCCGACCGGAGCGGATGGTGCGATTCCTGGTGGAAGCGGAACTGGTCGCCGGGCTTCAGCATCCCAACATCGTGCAAGTGTACGATTTCGGCAACTACCAAGATGCCCCGTATTTCGTCATGGAATTCGTCTCGGGGGGGAGTCTCGCCGATCGACTCCGTCGGGCCGACCAGAGTTTCACCCCCACCGAGGCCGCTCAACTCGTGCTGGCCGTCGCAGATGCGATGGCATTCGCACACCATCGTCAGATTATCCACCGGGATCTCAAGCCCGGCAATATTCTGCTGACCGAAACGGGCGTCCCGAAAGTCACCGACTTCGGACTCGCCCGTCGGGGAGAATCGGTGCTGACGCAATTTGGCACCGTCGTCGGCACCCCCGCCTACATGGCCCCCGAACAGGCGCTGGGACAAAGCGACAGCATCGGCCCAGCCAGCGATATTTGGTCGATTGGGATTATTTTGTATGAATGCCTCACGGGTCGCCCGCCGTTTCGCGGGAGCGATCGCGAATCCATGCTGGCACAAGTCGTGGAATCCGCCGTCGTTCCGGTCACCGAAATCGCCCCACGGGTGCCCGCCAGCCTGGAAGCGATTTGCCTCTGCTGCTTGGCCAAAGCCCCGCAAGATCGCTATGCCAGCGCTATCGAGTTGGCCGCCGATCTCCGCCGATTTCTCGCCGGTCAACCACCTCGTGCCGAACCACTGAGCCGATTTCGACGATTGGGTCGCTGGATCAAAGCCAATCCGATGGTGGTTGGCCTGCTCGGAACGATTGTACTGTTGGTGGTGATGATGGTCACGCTCACCGCCGGGCTTGCGATTCGTGCCCGTGAAGAGTCGCAACGCACACAACAAGCGTTAATCGCGGCACAATCCGCACAAGAAGAATCCCGGAATAACCAGCGCGAAGCCGCACGACAACTACTCCGAGTCGAATGGCTCAATCACGGTCGAATCCTTCGAGATGTGCAGTATCATCTGCTCGAAGACCACGTTCAAACCGCCGAGACAATCTGGGCCACCACCCGCCCCGAACTGCGCGGCTGGGAATGCGAATGGCTGCATCACCGCTCCCGATCCGATCGCCGCATTCTCCATCCCGAATCGATCGAACCCGGATCGATCTGTTTATCTCCAGATGGTCATTGGCTTGCCGCCGGCTACCCGGATGGTGGCGTGCGGTTGATGCCGACGTTGGACTTGGCGTTACCGATTGTCGTGGAGTGCGCATCGCAACCACTGATTCAGCTTCAATTTGCGCCGAATGAGCCAGTCTTATGGATGGTCGATCGCACGGGCACGGTGCGCTGCTTGGATCTGCAAACGCATCAACTCGCCGAGGTGCTGCAACTGCCCGAAGCCGGTTGTACCCAACTCGCGATTGCCCCCGATGGCCGTCGGGTGGCGATTGCTCAGGGCGAATCTCGCTCGCGCGTCTGGATTTGGGACATCGCCCAACGCGAAATCGTGCTGCGCTTGGAAGGCATTGCTGGCGAAATCGAGCAGTTGACGTGGAACTCCACCGCCGACCGACTCGCCCTGTTCGCGCTGCCCGGCATGCTGCATCTGCACGAAATTCCGAGCGGCCAACCGATTCCGCACCGCATTCCAAGCGAATCGCCGATCATCGGAATGCATTGGCCGCCAAATGCGAATACCATTCACGTGATGATGGCCAGCGGATTGTTGGAAACTTGGAGTTTGGGCAGCGACTCCACCCGCCAAACCAGCCAGCGGCTTCGCTCCGGGCGTCGCGCGTGGAGTTCCCCCGATGGCCGACGGTGGCTGATTTGGCATCAAGAGCCGGGGCAACCGCCGCTCCTGCGCGTGGAATCGCTGGCTGCCGGGGAATGGAAGCGCACCATCGGCTTGCCCGAGGATCTCCCACTTCGACTGGCCACCAATCGGGCCGGATCGCTGCTGGCGTTCGCGCAGCCCGATGGCCGCATCGGCATTGTCAACCCGCTGCAACCCAATGATACGGAACTGGTTCCGTCGCTGGGGATTGCCACGGAATCGGTTGCGCTCGGCCCCACTGGACGCACGCTGCTGCAAGGCGATGTCGGCGGCTCGCTCCGCTGCTGGGATTTGCTCCAGGGTTGCGAGCGATTTCGCGCTCCCGGCCATCGCGGTGCCATTGAGCGCATCTGGATTTCCCCCAATGGAATGCTCGCCGTCACCATCGGGGGTGACAAGCAGGCACTCGTCTGGAATTTGCGCCAGGGGAGCATCCTGCAAACGCTCACCAGCGACACGACCACCATCGTCCATGGTTGCTTCGATGATGTCGGCACGACACTGCTGCTCGCCCGAAGCGATGGCACCATCGAAACGTGGACCACACCCGAATCGGCTGCCCCGTTGACCCGACAATCGGTCTTTCGCTGGGAAAGTACGCACAACCTGACCGGAATGGTGATGCATCCGCGGCGGCAATGGCTGATCGTCACCGATGCCGGCGGACGCATGGAAATGCTCACCGTCACCGGCCAATTGCTTCGGGAATATGAACGCCACCCCCAGGGAATTGAGCGCATCGCCCTTCAGCCCGGTTCATCGCGCGTCATGACCTGGTGCCGCGATGGATTCGCCCGGTTTTGCATGGTGGATCTCCGGGGTCGCGAAACACTGGTGCATCACATGCCGACTCGACCGGAGCACTGGCAGTTCACCCCGACCGGAAATCGGCTGGTGCAGGTGACGCCCGATCGCACGGTGCGGATTTTCCACCCGGAAGCCGGCGAGGATATTCTCACCATCCCCAATGTCGGCGATGCGTCGCAACCCGTTGCGCTAAGCGGGGATGAGCGCTGGATGGCCATCGTTCGGCCCAATGGAATGCTGCGGGTGTTGGATGCGGGGGATCACGGTGCCGGACCAGATGCGACGGAACTCCGAGATCGCTGGAGAATCGATCGCATTCACCTGGCGGAAGTCGCACTGCCCGCGCGTGAGCCGAAACGGGCGTTTGAGTGGCTGGAACAAGCCGATTGGATTAGCGAAACCGAACCGCGCATCGCCTGGATTCGCGGCCAAGCCTGGCTGCAACTGCAACGCCCCGAACCCGCATTGGCTCAATTCGCGGCCCCCATTTTGGGCAAAAGTCCGCGATTGGAGGAACGGCTGTGCCACCTGTTGGCCCGCGCCCAACTCGGCGATGGTGCCAGAGCCGCCGAAGAACTCCAACAATTATTCGATGAGTATCAACAACTCCTGCATACCCGCATGGGGTGGCAGTTGATTCGTGTCGCGGTGCTGCTCCCGCAGCGGCCTGCGAATGATCGTTGGCCCTGGGCGCGACTGCTGCAAGTGACCGAAACGGCACTCCAACAATCGCCGCAAGATCAAGCCTGGCTGCGACTTCGGGATGCCGTCCGATTTCGCGCCAATCCCCACGGGGTTGATTTTCCCGCTCAGGCGAATGATTCCTGGGCAGATCAACTGCTCGCGGCCCTTGCAGCGCGGGCAAACGGCAAACCGGAACTGGCCAATCAACGGGCCGCACGGTTGCAACCGCAAACGACTCAATTGGCGACAATGGCTCAATCCCTGCGACGACTCGGATTCGCCGCCTCGGGATGGAGCATGGGGCTGGCCTGCGAATGGGGGACCGCCATTCAGCCAGCCACGATGGGATTCACTCCGCTGGGATGGCTGGAGTGGACGACTTTAGGCAAGGAGTGGGGATGGAACCAGTGA
- a CDS encoding AsmA-like C-terminal region-containing protein, which yields MIKSRWVRWGLLSCVGLLAIGWAGLQLYLRSDGARQMASATLQKVLGTPVELDRVGLGLGSVSLHNVRLPQPANESASLVQIGTLSANLGLFDLLSGAQPTVVTLANAQVHLRLNADGDLVSPLPELKPESDGAAAGPLPAIRLVDSRITIEQAGKPTFSVDHVSGDVTSADGRWVGQAAIADATWGAWAAKAEFADNGDGNVWLNTEKSTHIDLAMLQSVPFIPNEVWKEVQIDGNAEAKIEFRIGGTPKKLSYHVDVKPQGTAVSIPAIELKLADTQGDVVIDDAVVSLKGMTGKTASGEIRADGVLNFRDEPNVLKLRVSANGLEVRQLPEAWGLPKNLSGQLKGSTDELTLKLAPGKPMETSGSGVGIIENAMLGKIPVKRAEMRLRSSGRGFRFDSGAPAADSSNASPTSTSPLDPALLSLAVTMLQGPPPPRPQVAPPAPGAKPNAPSYLTLNLALEDVLIPELLKELQLKVPFAINGKLTVTVRADIPTETSDDLKTYRLVGRVSVPDLILENMRVKNLQARVVYRDGAVTLEPLSAEVPVADGGPAGKIRGTASMSLLPAGPLQAKLDIENLPAAQLVGLVPNLGRDAGGTLNGKLSLTAPSDLLSDPTRWTARAEVTAPKLRAAGYNGEGLAIVANLGGGKVTFEKFAGKVEGSPITGKAEVTLDGGFPISATANVGPVDLAKLGDVVPQAKLPVAVAGQLSSTISLNGTLNPLNVQSQGMATLAGPKIDRFTLDDARFSWDVNSARLKITQFATKFLNGDLAGTFDFPFDPKQAGALMLNFKQFDFSYLKKLVPQVEVVGIDGQADGTLGLTIAPVNESGTDRPLVASMKLTEGAIRVRKVPVREVDAKGEYSQGKATFQVQGKAFGGKVAVDGTYPAPPPPKDDSDPQPMGKISLDGLSLTELATFAGGRAGQRLAGSLSATLPYAFTADGSPVGIGSIRLRDVRWGTYPISQQTVATVRLTTKEVRVSNLQAALGEGLLRGTAIVNLTALERSRVILTLLHFPLNRLNALVAEPTKAPLGGHADFHLVTSLGNHITGRGTLSTTRANIYGVPLTDFRMPLTWEYVFSTGRGQVSLRELTGTLASGRISGFGEYSVFPGTGSVAKGEIRFNNVNLPRLTGTGNADLGWVGVGRATGELTLAGNSIRSINDLSGSLRANLSQVEPFQLPIINLVKPFLESTGSSQFTTSNRSEVRAVLRNGLWNVQRLALVGNNIRMFMEGTIALTGKLDLEVLAVVGQNVIPPEILRLGELIATPTGAVPVVVALRVTRYLSDRSLHLVVGGTVQSPQVRLLPLKTLSSEATRFFLDEFAPVPSLTPKP from the coding sequence ATGATCAAATCGCGATGGGTTCGCTGGGGACTGCTCAGTTGCGTTGGCCTGTTGGCCATCGGCTGGGCGGGGCTTCAACTCTATCTGCGATCGGACGGTGCCCGACAAATGGCCTCGGCGACCCTGCAAAAAGTGCTGGGAACGCCCGTCGAGCTGGACCGAGTCGGTCTGGGCTTGGGGTCAGTGTCGTTGCACAATGTTCGATTACCGCAGCCCGCAAATGAATCGGCGTCGCTGGTGCAAATTGGCACCCTCAGCGCCAACCTGGGCCTGTTCGACCTGCTGAGCGGTGCCCAACCCACGGTCGTTACGCTGGCCAATGCACAAGTGCATCTGCGTTTGAATGCCGATGGCGATCTGGTATCGCCGTTGCCGGAATTGAAGCCGGAATCCGATGGGGCTGCAGCCGGGCCGCTGCCAGCGATTCGTCTGGTGGATAGCCGCATTACCATCGAGCAAGCGGGCAAACCGACCTTCAGCGTCGATCATGTTTCGGGCGATGTCACCTCGGCGGATGGTCGCTGGGTGGGGCAAGCCGCCATTGCCGATGCCACCTGGGGAGCCTGGGCCGCGAAAGCGGAGTTCGCCGACAACGGTGATGGCAATGTTTGGCTGAATACCGAAAAATCGACGCATATCGATCTGGCGATGCTGCAATCGGTGCCATTCATTCCGAACGAAGTTTGGAAGGAAGTGCAAATCGATGGCAATGCCGAAGCCAAGATCGAATTCCGCATCGGCGGCACACCCAAAAAGTTGTCGTACCATGTGGACGTGAAGCCGCAAGGCACCGCCGTGAGCATTCCGGCCATTGAACTAAAGCTCGCGGATACGCAAGGCGATGTGGTGATTGACGATGCGGTCGTTTCGCTCAAGGGAATGACCGGCAAAACCGCATCCGGCGAGATTCGTGCGGACGGCGTGCTCAACTTCCGCGATGAGCCGAACGTGCTGAAACTGCGTGTCTCGGCCAACGGTCTGGAAGTCAGACAACTGCCCGAAGCCTGGGGGTTGCCGAAGAATCTCTCCGGTCAACTCAAAGGTTCAACCGACGAATTGACGTTGAAGCTCGCTCCCGGCAAACCGATGGAAACCTCGGGTAGCGGGGTGGGCATCATCGAAAATGCGATGCTTGGCAAAATTCCCGTCAAGCGCGCGGAAATGCGGTTGCGTTCCTCGGGGCGGGGCTTCCGCTTTGATAGCGGGGCACCAGCGGCGGATTCCTCGAATGCGTCGCCCACATCGACCTCGCCGCTCGACCCGGCGCTGTTGAGCTTGGCCGTGACGATGCTGCAAGGTCCGCCACCGCCGCGCCCGCAAGTCGCGCCGCCGGCTCCGGGGGCGAAGCCGAATGCGCCATCGTATCTGACGCTGAATTTGGCGTTGGAAGATGTGCTGATTCCCGAACTGCTCAAGGAATTGCAGTTGAAGGTGCCGTTTGCCATCAATGGCAAGCTGACGGTCACGGTTCGTGCGGATATTCCGACCGAAACCAGCGACGACCTGAAGACGTATCGTCTGGTGGGGCGTGTCTCGGTGCCGGATCTGATTCTGGAAAATATGCGGGTGAAAAACCTGCAGGCGCGGGTGGTTTACCGCGATGGTGCGGTGACGCTGGAGCCGTTGAGCGCGGAAGTTCCGGTGGCCGATGGTGGGCCAGCCGGGAAGATTCGCGGGACGGCGTCGATGAGCCTGCTCCCTGCCGGGCCGCTGCAAGCGAAGCTGGATATCGAGAATCTGCCCGCCGCTCAACTGGTGGGGCTGGTGCCGAATCTGGGCCGCGATGCGGGTGGCACGCTGAACGGCAAGCTGTCGCTGACGGCACCGTCGGATCTGCTGTCGGATCCCACGCGCTGGACCGCTCGTGCGGAAGTGACTGCTCCCAAGCTGCGAGCGGCAGGCTACAACGGCGAAGGCTTGGCGATTGTCGCCAATCTGGGCGGCGGAAAAGTCACGTTCGAGAAGTTTGCCGGCAAAGTCGAAGGCTCGCCGATTACCGGCAAAGCCGAAGTCACGCTCGATGGCGGCTTCCCCATCTCCGCGACGGCGAATGTGGGGCCGGTGGATCTGGCGAAGCTCGGCGATGTCGTGCCGCAAGCCAAGCTGCCGGTTGCGGTTGCGGGGCAATTGTCCTCGACGATTAGCCTCAATGGCACGCTCAATCCGTTGAATGTGCAAAGCCAAGGGATGGCGACGTTGGCCGGGCCGAAGATTGATCGCTTCACGCTCGACGATGCCCGCTTTAGCTGGGATGTGAATTCCGCTCGGCTGAAAATTACCCAATTTGCCACCAAATTCCTGAATGGTGACCTCGCGGGGACGTTTGATTTCCCGTTTGATCCCAAGCAGGCCGGTGCGCTGATGTTGAACTTCAAGCAGTTCGATTTCAGCTATCTGAAGAAATTGGTGCCGCAAGTGGAGGTCGTGGGCATCGATGGGCAAGCGGATGGGACGCTGGGTCTGACGATTGCTCCGGTGAACGAGAGCGGGACCGATCGGCCGTTGGTGGCTTCCATGAAGCTGACCGAAGGGGCGATTCGGGTTCGCAAGGTGCCGGTGCGGGAAGTCGATGCCAAGGGCGAATATTCGCAAGGTAAGGCGACGTTCCAAGTGCAAGGGAAAGCCTTTGGCGGCAAAGTCGCCGTCGATGGCACCTACCCGGCACCCCCGCCACCGAAGGATGACAGCGATCCGCAGCCGATGGGCAAAATTTCGCTGGATGGATTGTCGCTGACCGAACTGGCCACCTTCGCGGGTGGTCGGGCCGGCCAGCGGCTGGCTGGGTCGTTGTCTGCCACGCTGCCGTATGCCTTCACCGCGGATGGTTCCCCGGTGGGGATCGGCAGCATTCGGCTTCGCGACGTGCGCTGGGGAACCTATCCCATTTCCCAGCAAACGGTTGCGACCGTGCGGTTGACGACCAAAGAAGTGCGCGTGTCGAATCTACAAGCCGCGCTGGGCGAAGGGCTGCTGCGCGGCACGGCGATTGTCAACCTGACTGCGCTGGAGCGCAGTCGGGTGATTCTGACGCTGTTGCACTTTCCGTTGAATCGACTGAATGCCTTGGTCGCCGAGCCGACCAAGGCCCCCTTGGGGGGACACGCGGACTTCCACCTGGTGACCTCGCTGGGCAACCACATCACCGGGCGGGGGACGCTCAGCACCACCCGCGCCAACATTTACGGCGTGCCACTGACCGATTTCCGCATGCCGTTGACCTGGGAATACGTCTTCTCCACCGGTCGGGGGCAGGTCAGCTTGCGCGAACTGACGGGCACCCTGGCCAGTGGCCGCATCAGCGGATTCGGCGAGTACAGCGTCTTCCCCGGCACGGGATCGGTGGCCAAGGGGGAAATTCGCTTCAACAACGTGAATCTGCCGCGATTGACCGGCACCGGCAACGCCGATCTCGGCTGGGTCGGTGTCGGCCGTGCCACCGGGGAACTGACGCTCGCGGGGAATAGCATTCGTTCGATCAATGATCTGTCGGGTAGCCTGCGGGCCAACCTCAGCCAGGTCGAGCCGTTCCAACTTCCCATCATCAATCTCGTCAAGCCGTTCCTCGAATCGACCGGAAGCTCCCAGTTTACCACGTCGAACCGTTCGGAAGTCCGCGCGGTGCTGCGCAACGGGTTGTGGAATGTGCAACGGCTTGCCCTGGTGGGAAACAACATTCGCATGTTCATGGAAGGCACGATTGCACTCACGGGCAAGCTGGATCTGGAAGTGCTGGCCGTGGTGGGGCAAAATGTGATTCCACCCGAAATTCTCCGCCTGGGCGAGTTGATCGCCACGCCGACTGGGGCGGTGCCGGTGGTGGTGGCGCTGCGGGTGACGCGATATTTGTCCGATCGTTCGTTGCATTTGGTAGTTGGCGGCACCGTGCAATCGCCGCAGGTTCGGCTGCTGCCGTTGAAGACGCTTTCCTCGGAAGCGACGCGCTTTTTCTTGGATGAATTTGCCCCGGTTCCCAGCCTTACCCCGAAGCCGTAA
- a CDS encoding polysaccharide biosynthesis/export family protein, whose protein sequence is MGQTYRKWGSWAGMLLVLATTGCTSLDPSTLSGGRNPLLKPAEQLRHDEAVEAPRELAKVALAEYRVEPGDGLLVVPVDLESPVHIPSEQTVLPDGSIDLGEYGRHIVIGKTVAEIEAMVATIVKAKTPNAGFIDVRLINRVSKVYYVLGEVNTPGVFQYTGRETVLDAILAAGGLTDKASQRKIILTRPSDPCSPRTILRVCYREIVQLGDTSTNYQLQPGDRIFVASAGMLDFIHDHGKFCGTHRKSFLSRLRCGVNCEPCATAAEPCTTCAPTTTIAANGSAGSTAVVVPSATLTSQPASSDPVTTTPVSTTTTTTKAAAPAIPATPTSSDPAPSGVQPLVLPDIK, encoded by the coding sequence ATGGGACAGACTTATCGGAAGTGGGGGAGTTGGGCCGGGATGCTGTTGGTGCTGGCGACGACTGGCTGCACCAGTTTGGATCCTTCGACGTTAAGCGGCGGTCGCAATCCGCTGCTGAAGCCCGCCGAACAACTACGTCACGATGAAGCCGTGGAAGCGCCGCGGGAACTCGCCAAAGTTGCACTCGCCGAATACCGGGTCGAACCGGGCGATGGTCTGCTGGTGGTGCCAGTCGATCTCGAATCTCCGGTGCATATTCCCAGCGAACAAACCGTTCTGCCGGATGGAAGCATCGATCTGGGCGAATACGGCCGCCACATCGTCATTGGCAAAACCGTGGCCGAAATCGAAGCCATGGTCGCCACCATCGTCAAAGCCAAGACACCGAATGCCGGGTTTATTGATGTTCGCCTGATTAATCGGGTGAGCAAGGTGTATTATGTGCTGGGCGAAGTGAATACGCCGGGCGTGTTTCAATACACCGGGCGGGAGACGGTGCTGGACGCGATTCTGGCAGCGGGCGGCCTGACGGACAAAGCCTCGCAGCGCAAGATCATTCTCACCCGGCCCAGCGATCCCTGCTCGCCTCGCACCATTCTGCGGGTATGCTATCGTGAAATCGTGCAACTGGGCGACACTAGCACCAACTACCAACTGCAACCCGGTGACCGAATCTTCGTCGCCAGCGCCGGAATGCTCGACTTCATTCACGATCACGGGAAATTCTGCGGCACGCATCGCAAGAGCTTCCTGAGTCGGTTGCGATGCGGCGTGAATTGCGAACCGTGCGCCACCGCCGCCGAGCCGTGCACGACCTGCGCTCCGACCACGACGATCGCCGCCAATGGCTCCGCCGGTAGCACGGCGGTGGTGGTCCCATCCGCCACGCTGACCAGCCAACCCGCCAGCAGCGACCCCGTCACGACGACGCCGGTCAGCACCACGACCACGACCACGAAGGCCGCAGCACCAGCGATTCCGGCGACGCCGACCAGCAGCGATCCCGCTCCCAGCGGCGTGCAACCGCTCGTGCTGCCGGACATCAAGTAA